The following nucleotide sequence is from Brachyspira suanatina.
TCAATAACCCTAGCTCTTTCATACATATTCATAGCAGTTTGATAATATCCTGCTCTCTCACTTAGAACACCTTCACTATAATTGGCTATATAGTTTTTACTATCTAATCGTTTTATATCATTAACTGTTGTTCTAGCTTCTGAATTCCTATTATTTATAAGCTCCATGATTAATTTTCTTTCAAGCAATCTATAATTTCTTGAATGATAACGTTCGGCATCAGCTATTAAAGTTTCAACCATAGCAAAATTATTAAGCTTTATATAATTATCTATCAATAAAAGATATGAATCTAAATTACTAGGCTTAACATTAAGAGATTCTAATATTCTTATGGAACTTTCATAATTTCTTTCATTGTACAATTTCAAAGCATTTTCCATAGTATTTTGAGCAAATGCATGAAAAGTAAATATTTGAAAAATAAAAAGACTTAATAATAATCTTTTTTTAAAAATATTTTTCTTCATATTTTAAATAACACCTTATCTCATAGTATTTCTTGCCTGTATTTGACGTCTCAAAAAAGCAGGTTTTTCCAAATCATTATCAACAGTAGAAGTTTCACCGAATATAGACATTTTTGAACCCATCTTATTATGCTTATCCATATAATCATCTGATACTATATCAAATGGTTTTTTATGATAATCAGAATAAGGATTATTATGCTTCTCTTCATCTTCAAAACGCATCTCTTCTGATATTTTTTCTATTGCTCTATTATTGATAGTAGAATTTTTTATTTCATATCTGTGAGCATATTCTGAATTATTATTAACTATAGTCCTATTAAATGTTTCTATAATATCAGAATTATTATTATTTTCCTCATCATTATTAATACTGCTTCTATTTTCTTCATCAATAAAACTATTTGTTTTAGTTATTATAGGTTTTTTAAGATTTCTAATATTATTTTCAAATCTATATTCTTTAGTTTCCTGAATATCATTATTATTTGCAACTAATATCTTTTCTTTAACTTCTTGTTTTTCTTCTTCTATTACTGTTTTATCTTCTACTTTTATTACTGCTTTATCATCCGCTTTAAGATTTTCTACATTAAATTTATTAATTTCATTAGATTCTAATTTAGATTGAATGCTTTCAAGTTCAACTTCTTTCTCTTCTTCAGGTTCTTTTACTATAGTATTTATATTATCTATTTCACTAATATTTTCAGCTGCATTTTTTGATACAGTTTTACTTTCAGCTATAATCTTTTCATTAACTTCTACTTTATTAATTTCTGATTTATCATTCTTTACTTCTTCTTTTTTATCATTATTCTTTTCTTCAATTTTGTTTTCTATAACAGTAGAATTAATTTTATTCGTAACAGCATCATTAGAATTATTAGAACTATTATTTATAATTTCATCTCTATTAGTTGTTGAAGATTTATTTATTATATCATTTGCATTTGAATCTAAATCTTTATTTTCAGACCCATTTTTTGAATTAGCATCAAATCCTGTAGCAACTATAGTAACAATAATTTCATCTTTTATATCTTCTTTAGGGCAAACACCAATTTTTATATTAGCATTTTCATTAGCATAATTATTGATGATTTTGCTAGCCTCTCTATATTCTCTCATAGCAAAATCTTTAGGACAAACTATATTAGCAAGTATACCTCTAGCATTTTTGATGCTAGAAACATCTAAAAGAGGATTTTCAAATGCATTAGTAATAGCTTTTTGAAGTCTGTCATCACCTTTACCTACTCCTATACCTAAATGAGCTCTTCCATTAGATAGAGAAATCATAGTTTTAACATCTGCAAAGTCAACATTTATGAATCCTGTTTGAGTTATTATATCAGATATACCTTGTACACCCTGACGAAGTATATCATCTACAACAGATAAAGCCTCTTCATAGCTATAATCGTCCATATCAACCATATCATAAAGGTTTTCATTAGGTATTATGATAAGAGAGTCTACTACTGAAAGCATTTTATCTATACCAGATTCAGCACGGCTCATTTTTAATTTACCTTCATATTCAAAAGGTTTAGTAACAACACCTATAGTCAAAGCTCCAGCCTTTTTAGCAGCTTCAGCAACAACAGGGCTTGCTCCTGTTCCTGTACCGCCTCCAAAACTGCTTGCAATAAATACTAAATTAGCTCCGCTTACAACCTCTTCTATACTAGCAATATCTTCTCTGGCAGCTTCAGCCCCTTTTTCAGGATCTGTACCCGCTCCCAATCCTTGAGTTACTCTGTCTCCCAAAACTATTCTTGTAGGAGCATTAGAACGAGATAATGCTTGAGCATCTGTATTCATGGCAATAAAGTCTACATCTTTTAAACCTTCTTCTATCATTCTGTTTACAGCATTACATCCGCCGTTTCCGACTCCTATTACTTTTATTACTGTATCCAATGATGAAGAATCATTTTTTAATGCCATTTTTTCGCTCCCTTTCATATTGTCTGCCAATTCTATGCGATAGTTAGGATTCATTGCAACTCCCCTTGCTATATAATAGAATTTTTAATTAAAATTCATTTAATTAAAAATAAAATTATAATAAACATATTTCAATAAACATAATTATATTAACATAATTGTCAAATTCCGCAAGTAGTAAAAATAAAAAAAATATGTTATTATGTTAATCGGATTTTTTTAGTTTTTAACTATAAAAAATATTATGTTAATTGATTTTTATTGTTTGTATTATTCTTATTTTAAATATATACTAATAAATAACAAATATTACTTATAAATAAAAAATAATAAAAACAATAATAAAAGAGAATATTTATGAATATACATATACATACTTTTGGATGCCGACTCAATCAATATGAAAGTGAAAAAATTTCATACGAATTAAAAAACTTAGGGGCAAATATAACAGAATTAGATAATGCCGAAGCTATAGCTATAAATACATGCACTGTTACTAATGACAGCGATAAAAAACTTATGTCATATTTAGAAAAATTGGGTGATATACAAAATAAAAAAGTATTTCTAATAGGATGTTATGTTTCAAAAAAAGATAAAGATTCTTCTATATTTAAAGATAATATTGTACTAATACCAAATGAGAAAAAAGAAGAGGCTTCTGAAATAATATTCAATACTTTACATAATAATTTAGAAAATAAAATAGACAATCCAATATTCTTTCCTCAGGAACAGAGCAGAGCCTATTTAAAAATACAGGATGGATGCAATGTTTTTTGTACTTATTGTATAGTATCAAGAGTACGTGGAAGTCATAGAAGTGTTGAGCCTTCAAAAATATATGATGCTGTAAAAATGGCTAATGATTACAACTATAAAGAAATTGTACTTACAGGCTTAAATCTTGGTTCATACAACTATAATAATGAAATAAACTTCACAAAAATACTTAAAAATATATTAGAGCATTCATCAAAATATGGTATAAGAATAAGACTTTCATCTATTGAGCCTATTTACTTTGATGATGAGCTTATAAGCCTATTTAAAAATGATGATATACTTTGTCCGCATGCTCATATACCTTTACAGTCTGGAAGCAATAAAATATTACAGCTTATGAACAGAAGATATACAAGAGAAGATTATTTAAATATCACAGAAAAACTGTATAAAACTAATTCAAATATGTCTATAAGCAGCGATGTAATGGTTGGCTTTCCCCATGAGGATAATAATGACTTTAATGACACTTATGATTTATGCGAAAAATCAAAATTCATAAAGATTCATATATTCAGATATTCTAACAGAGAAAATACTCCTTCATCAAAGATGGATAATCAAGTGGGATACAGAGCTAAATTAAAAAGGGCTAAAATACTAAATGATTTAAATAATAAACTTAAAGATTCATATTACAAAAATGCTGAAGGAAGAAATTTAAAAATAGTAATAGAAAAAGATTTAAAAGATAACAGCTATATTGGAACAAGTGCTGAATATTTAAAATGCAAACTTCATAGTGAAAATACCCTAAACAAAAAGGATCTTGTATCAGCGAAAGCATTGAGATATGAAGGCGGTATTATGATTTGTGAGTAAATATATTAACAAAAAAATAAATCACCTTTACAATTATTCATTATACCTATATCTTTTATTAATGGTTTATTCTTTAATATACTATTATTTGATATATTATTAATCATATTATATATACTTTGTATAATAGGCAGTGTAAATTCTCTATAAATATCAGAAACTTTTACAATATATTCCAATGTTACTATAAAATTGAATAAATGAGAATTTGAAAGTAATTTCCAATCATAATTACTATTAAGTATAATATTTTTAGGTATAATAGGAGGATTTAATAATTGTCTACATAGAATTCTTGAGTGATGCACAGATCTATTTCTTATTTCAGTTATAGCAAATAACCAACTTTTTAAATATTTATAATGGTACAAATTCATATTATTAGTTATCAAAGTTTGTAATTTTTTTTTCAGAAGAAGAATAAAATTTTGATAATGTACCAAGACTCATTATTTCTACAATTATCCAGATTGATATTTTAGGATAATTTAAATATTCATTTTTATAGTGGTTAATGAATATCTCTTTTGAACGTTCAACTTCTTTATTTATTTCATTATTTATATTATTATATTTCATTAAATTATAATTAGCAAATGGATCATTATTATATACATCTAAAAAATTTCTAGATATAATATTTCTCATAAATATTTCTATATAAGAAATGCAAGAAAATAAAAGCTGTCTTATTTGTACATCATATTTAAAAACTTCAAATATCTCTTCAAAAGTAGTATTATTTGAAAAATTATGAGTTCTTTTATTTGATTTATCTTCAAATATATAAGTATATCCGCTAAAATTATAATAATTTAATTTTTCTAAAACCGTCTTAGCATAATTTATATCTTTTATTATTAAACCTCTAGATTGAAGTAATTTTATTTGATCATTAATTGATAAAGCTGGATTATTATAATCTTTCATAAATAAAAAGCCCGCAGAGTGAGCTACCAAAGGTAAGCCCTGCGGTACTATCAAATACATTATAACAAAATATATTATAAAGTCAAATAAAGTAATTTAATAATTTGACTTTATATATTCAAAATGTATAATCAATAAATGATAAATAAAGAACTTAATAATAAAAGAAAACAAAATATTTTAAATCTTTTAAATAAATGCAAAGAAACAGATAAAAACTTCAAACAATTTGCATCAGAAAGTCATAAATACAAATTAAATCCTCCTATAAATAAAAATAAAGTTATAGAATTAGAAAATAAATATGAATTCAAACTTCCGGAAGATTATTTTTGGTTTATAACAGAAGTCGGAAATGGTGGGGCTTGTTATGGCTACAGTATGGATAAATTTGAAGATATGTATTTTGATTATTTGAAATATGATAACAGAATAGATTTAATGATAGAATATTCAAAAAAAGTTAATGAAGGAAATGCTAATGATATAGAAAATACAGACTTTGAATATTATGGAATATTAAGGTTCGGAACCTTGGGTTGTTCTTCTTCTATAGGTTTAATAGTAACAGGAGAAAATAGAGGAAAAGTTGTTTATTATGATGATGAGTTTTATGAAGAACCTTTTATCACTTGTTATGATAATTTTCTTGATTATTATGAGAATTGGGCCTTGGAAACATCTCTTGATTATAATATGGGTTCTTTTGGGTTAAGATTAAAATTTGAAATTGATGATTTAATTAAATACTATTATGATATATTAAATAATAAAAAAGAAGATAATATTATAAATAAACAAAGCATTATAACAACAATGTATAAATACAAATCATTAGAAGAACAGTATTTAAATGAAATATATAATTTATACAATTTAGAAAAAGATGAAAATTATAAATTAAAACTTGTTTATTTATTAGATAATCATAATTATAAAAAAATAGAAAAACATATAAAAGATGCATTTCAAAATAATGATATTATAGATTCTTATGTTAAAGTTTTATATTTAAAAGTTCATGCTGACAATAATTTGTTTGTAGGCAATTTTAAAAAAGAAATTTTTGATTGGACAGATGAAATAAAATTAGCACTGGAATATTATAAAAAACTACATAATGAAGAAAATAAAATAAATAATTACAGGCTTCTTATTGATATGGCTTTATACCTTTATAAAAATAATTTAATAGATTTTAATGAATTTGATATATTTATTAATAATAGAAACTCTACTATATTATATATTCTATCTCTAAATATTTTAGAAAATGATGATATATTTAACATTTATATAAATGAATTTGTAGAAAGCTGTTCAAATAAAAATACTGCTCAAATAAGAAATACAATCGCATATTTGGAAAATATTTTAAAAAATAATAAAAAGTATAAAAAAGAAATAATAAACACAATAAAAACAGAATACCAAAAATTATTAGAATATTATAAAATCAATGAACCAGAAGATGAATCTATAATACATTTTATAAACAATACTTCAAAAAGAATATTTAATTATTAAAATATTAATATCATAGGAATTAAAATGAAATATAAACCTACAAGCAGAAAAGAATTAAAAGATTTAGTAACAGATGAAAGTATTTATTTGGGTGATATAGATACTAGCCTAATAACTGATATGTCAAACTTATTTGATTTTTTTAATAGAGATAATTATGACGGTATAGAAAATTGGGATACTTCTAATGTAGAAAATATGGCTGGTATGTTTTCTGCTAATAGGAATTTTAATAAAGATATTAGTAAATGGAATGTTTCTAAAGTGAAAAATACAGCTTATATGTTTTTCTTGGCTGAAAAATTTAATCAACCTTTGAATGATTGGGATGTAAGCAATGTTACAAATATGAATAGCATGTTTATGAATGCTAAAAGTTTCAATCAGCCTCTTAATAATTGGAATGTAAGTAAAGTTCAAAGTATGAGCGATATGTTTAATCGTGCTGAGAGTTTTAATCAAAATATAAATGATTGGAATGTAAGTAATGTAGAAAATATGAATCATATGTTTTCATCTGCATATAAATTTAATCAGCCTCTATTTAAATGGGATACTTCTAAAGTAAAAGAAATGTCTGGTATGTTTTCATTAGCTTATGCATTTAATCAGTATATTAATAATTGGAATGTAAGCAATGTTACTAATATGAGATGCATGTTTATGTTTGCAAGAGATTTTAATAAGCCTATTAATAATTGGAATACAAAAAAATTAAAAGATGCAGGAAGCATGTTCTCAAATACATCAGCATTCAATCAAAATTTAGATGATTGGAATATTGATAATCTTTCGGATATGAGTAATTTTAATAAAGATTCTAAATTAGAATTAACATTTAAATTCAAAATTTATTTATATGCATTGACTTTGGATAAAGAAGAAAAAAATAATTTAAATGATTTTATAAAAAACAATGTAAAAAAGATATATAAAATTATAGAAAATCATAAAAATAAAAAAGTTAATCTCCTTAAAAGATATTTAATAAATAATTTTTATAATGAATTAAAAGAATTAATACCAGATTATATTGAAAGTTTTAATAGCATAGAAGAAGTTTATAATTATATAGACAAAAACTATAATAAAAAAGATAATAAAAAAGTAAAATTTATAGATGATATAAAAATAGAAAATATAGATAAAAGAATAATAAAATATATTTACTTATCATATTTAGAATTGAAAAGAGAAGCCTACAGAATAAAACAAATAGATTATATTATAAATTTAATTGATGAAAAATCTTTTATAAATGCAATTAAAACAATGCACACAAGCACCAATAAAGAAACATCTATTATTATGTATGGAATATATGGAGGAGATGAAGCATTAAGAGAGATTTATAAAAAAGAAAAAGATTCAAAATTATGTTTACTTGTATTTTCTATCAATAAAAACAGTAAATATGCTGTTAATATGCTTTATAATGTGTTTAAGAAAAGTAAAAAATATGAAGTAAAAGAGATGGCAGAAAAAATTATTGAGGATATAGCAAAAGAAAATAATTTGAGCGTTTATGAATTCGGATTAAAAGCTATACCGAATTTTGGATTCGATAGAAACGGCGAGAGAATAATAAATAATAATCAATATAAAATGATTTTGAAAAATGATTATACTATAGAGTTTTTTGATATCAAAGAAAATAAAATATTAAAACAAATACCTAAAGACTTTGATGATAGTACAAAAGAAGAAATTAAATACATAAAAAAAGAAATTCCAAATATTATAAAAAATCAAAGCAGAAATTTAATAAAAATTCTATTAACAGGCAAAAAGTATGATTTTAATTTTTTCAAAGAAATATTTATTGATAATACAATAATGAATAAATTTGCTATTAATTTAGTTTGGAATTTATTTGATGAAAATAATAATTTTATAACAACATTCAGATATTCAGGCGATGGAAGTTATACCAACTGCGATGATAATACAGTGAATATAAATAATAATTATTTTGTAAGTTTATCAAGCCCTATAGAAATGGAAGAAGAAATTATAGTAAAATGGAAAAAACAGCTTGAGGATTATGAATTATCACAGCCAATAATGCAGTTTACAAATATAAAAATAAATAATTTACAAGAAGCATTAAAAAAATTACAAAATATGGAAATAAGTTATGGAATGGTAAAAGCATTTTCTCAAAAGTATGATATGAATACCGAACGTAAAAGCTATTATGAAATTAACGGATATTCATTTAAAGACTCATACAATAATCAAGAATTTTATATAAGAACAAAAATTATCAATACTGAAACCAATTATAATGATAAAATAAAAATTAATATCGAGTTTAATAATGCTAATGACAGATTCATATATACTTGGCTTATACTTTTAATATGGGATTTTAGATTAACAGAAATATACTGAAACAAATAAATTTTGAAAAACTTAAAAATTTGGGGTATATACTAATTTGTATATTAGCTTAATAATCAATATTATTATTTTTTAAGAACTCTATTGCAGGCTCTATATTTTCAGCCGCTAATTCTTTCATGTTATCCATAATTGCATTCATTTCATATTCATCATTATTTTTTAAAGCTGTTTGATAAGATTTATTAAAATACTCTAATGCTTCACTATTTAATTTATTATAATTTTCTATATTGTTTTTTTCTTTTAAAGCCAATCTTGATTTTACTTCACCTATATTATTATAAGGTAAAGAAAGTTCAGAATTTATTTCTAATGCTTTATAAAAATTCTCCAATGCCTTGTCATATTCTTTTAGCCTCACATAGCACCCGCCCAAATTATTAAAAGCATAATCATGTTCTTTATTTAATTTTATAGTAGTTTCATAATCTTTAAAAGATTCTTCATAATTTTTCAATGCCTCATTAGCAATACCCCTATTATAATATGCTTCATCATAATTCGGATTTAACTCTATAGCCTTATTAAAATCTTTAATAGCATCTTCATACAAAAATAAATCAAGTTCCGCATTTCCCTTATAACTATATATTTCATAATTATCAGGCTCCAAATCTATAGCTTTATTATAATCATTGATAGCCTCTTTTACTAATCCAGCATTATGTTTAGCAATAGCCCTCTTATAATAACATTCATTTCCAAGATCTATTGCCTTAGTATAATTATCTATGGCCTCTTCATAATCTTTTGATATTTCATTTAAAGCAGCTTTTAAAGTATATAAATAAGCTTTATCAGAATCTGACTCTGCATTATATAAAGCTTCATCAAAATCTTTCATAGCCTCATCATATAAATTCAAATTAATCTTTACCATAGCTCTTTCATAATAAGCATCTATATGATCATTATCTAATTCTAAAGTTTTATTATAATCTTCAATAGCTTCTTCATAATGTTCTAAATCAAACTTAGCATTTCCTCTATAATAATACGCATCAGCATAATAAGGATTAAACTTTATAAATACATCAAAATAATCAATAGCTTCTTCATATCTTTTTAATTCTAAATGACAAATACCTAAACTATAACAAACAAATTCATTATCAGAATCAATAATAGAATCAAAATCTTCTATAGCTTCCTCAAATAAATCTAAATTTTGTTTGCATAAACCCTTATTATAAATAGCTTCTGTATCATCAGGATTCAATTCTAGAACTTTATTATAGTCTTCTATAGCTTTATCATATTCTTCTAATTTAAAGTATGTCAAAGCTCTGTTATAATAAGAATCAGCATCCATTTCATTAAGCTCTATAGCCTTAGTATAATCATCTACAGCATTTTTAAACATATTTAAATTGGAATAAACTAAAGCCCTTTCATAATATATATAACTTTCATCAGGAAAATAATCTATAGCAATGGTAAAATCTTCAATGGCTTCTTCCAATAAATTCAAATTATATTTAGATAATCCCCTATAATAATAATATATATAATTAATTTCATTATATTCTATTAATAATGTATTAAAATCATCGACAGCCTCTTTATGTTTATCTATTTTGGCATAAGATAAAGCCCTAATAAAATAAGCATCTTTAAAATCAGAATCTAATTCTAAAGTTTTATTAAAATCTTTTATAGCATCTTCATATAATCCTAAACTATATTCAGCAACTCCTCTGCTATAATATGCATTGCTGTGTTCATCATTAAGTTCTATAGTTTTATCAAAATATTCTATAGACTCTTCATACATTTTTAAATTACATTTAGAAGTACCTATATTATAATAAGCACTGATCAAAATATTATGCATATTATTAATATCTTCATCACTAGCTTCATCATTATCATCATCACTATAAATAATAAATTCATCATCAGAATAAAAAACTAGATCCTTATTATAAATATCAATTATCTTCTCTAAATTCAAAATAGCTTCTTCATATCTTTTTTCTTTAAAAGCATTCTTTCCTAATTCAAATAATTGCTGTATTTCTTTTTTTATCATTTATTTATCCTGAATAAAAAATTTATAATTCACATATTAGAATATTTTTATAATTTTTCAAGTAAAACTATAATAAAAAATATTATTGATATATAAATTGTTTCTGTTATACTACTTAACATAATAATTTGGAGTACAAAATGAATAAAGAAGAGCTAAGTAATAATGAAGAAATAAATACTTCAGGTTTTGATGCTATAACTGAAACATTTGAGAAAATATATCCTGAACAAAAAGATCCTCTGCATTACAGACCTATAATATCTTATCAGTTTGGAGGAAAAGACCCTCTTGACGGAATAAGTATTTACAGAGGTAAAGGATATTATCATTTTGTTACTTACGGATTCAGCGAGCTTTATGAAAAAGAATCAGAAAATAAAGACTACAGCGGATTCGGTTTCGAACTTACTTTCAAATTAAAAATGAATGAAAAACAAATTAATAATACTAAAGATGATGATAGCGCTGATAATGAAATAAAAACTGTTGTAGGATTTTTACAGCAATTGGCAAGATATGTATTTGAAAGCGGTTCAGTTTTTAATCCTTATGAATATATATGGACTAAACAAAAAGAAGGAATAGATGCTGAACAAAAATCTAAAATAACAGGATTTATAACTATACCAGATGAAGCAGGTGAAATAAATACTCCTAATGGAAAAGTTATTTTTGTTGAGCTTTTAGGTGCTGCAGATCCAGAGCTTAATGCTGTATACAATAAAAAAATCACAGTAAAAGAATTGGCTCAAAAAATAGGAACCGATATAACAGATTATAACAGAGAATCTTTATTATAATTTCTTAATTGTAAACTCTTTCTATTACTGTTTTATTATTTTCTCTCTTTACCTGAAGCTTATAAATTTTATCAGATGAATCTTTAAAATCTTCTCTGTAATGTGCCCCCCTGCTCTCATCTCTCTCAAGCATACTCAAGGCAATCATCTTAACACTTTCGATAATCAAATAAATTTCTATAGAACCGTCTTTGATATTTTCTTTTATGCTGTAATTGCTTCTAATCTCATCAATCTTTCTTAAAAATTTTTCTATTTTTTCTCTGCTTCTTACAACGGATAAATTTTCACTTACTAATTCTCTTATTTTTTCAAGCACCTCATTTTTTCTACAATTGTTTTCTTTATCATCTTTTGAAATATCATTGATCCAATCATTAAATTCTTTTTCTATACTATTTAATTTTTTATTATCATGAAATTTATTATTTTTAATATATCTGTAAGCATCTTTAACAGCATTATTTCCAAATACCAAAGCACCGCCAACAGAATTTCCGCCTAACCTATTAGCTCCCTCTATAGCAGATGATAATTCACCAATAGCATAAAGCCCATTAACACCGGTAAATCCATTGCTGTCTATTTTTATGCCCCCATTACAGCTATGAGCAAAATGAGTTATTAAAGTTTCATCTTTAAGTAAATCAATATTCATTTCTTTCTTAAGCCAATCCAAATAAACAGTATAAAATTCTTCTTTGTCTTTATACAAATCTTCAGAATAT
It contains:
- a CDS encoding tetratricopeptide repeat protein, with the protein product MIKKEIQQLFELGKNAFKEKRYEEAILNLEKIIDIYNKDLVFYSDDEFIIYSDDDNDEASDEDINNMHNILISAYYNIGTSKCNLKMYEESIEYFDKTIELNDEHSNAYYSRGVAEYSLGLYEDAIKDFNKTLELDSDFKDAYFIRALSYAKIDKHKEAVDDFNTLLIEYNEINYIYYYYRGLSKYNLNLLEEAIEDFTIAIDYFPDESYIYYERALVYSNLNMFKNAVDDYTKAIELNEMDADSYYNRALTYFKLEEYDKAIEDYNKVLELNPDDTEAIYNKGLCKQNLDLFEEAIEDFDSIIDSDNEFVCYSLGICHLELKRYEEAIDYFDVFIKFNPYYADAYYYRGNAKFDLEHYEEAIEDYNKTLELDNDHIDAYYERAMVKINLNLYDEAMKDFDEALYNAESDSDKAYLYTLKAALNEISKDYEEAIDNYTKAIDLGNECYYKRAIAKHNAGLVKEAINDYNKAIDLEPDNYEIYSYKGNAELDLFLYEDAIKDFNKAIELNPNYDEAYYNRGIANEALKNYEESFKDYETTIKLNKEHDYAFNNLGGCYVRLKEYDKALENFYKALEINSELSLPYNNIGEVKSRLALKEKNNIENYNKLNSEALEYFNKSYQTALKNNDEYEMNAIMDNMKELAAENIEPAIEFLKNNNIDY
- the mtaB gene encoding tRNA (N(6)-L-threonylcarbamoyladenosine(37)-C(2))-methylthiotransferase MtaB — encoded protein: MNIHIHTFGCRLNQYESEKISYELKNLGANITELDNAEAIAINTCTVTNDSDKKLMSYLEKLGDIQNKKVFLIGCYVSKKDKDSSIFKDNIVLIPNEKKEEASEIIFNTLHNNLENKIDNPIFFPQEQSRAYLKIQDGCNVFCTYCIVSRVRGSHRSVEPSKIYDAVKMANDYNYKEIVLTGLNLGSYNYNNEINFTKILKNILEHSSKYGIRIRLSSIEPIYFDDELISLFKNDDILCPHAHIPLQSGSNKILQLMNRRYTREDYLNITEKLYKTNSNMSISSDVMVGFPHEDNNDFNDTYDLCEKSKFIKIHIFRYSNRENTPSSKMDNQVGYRAKLKRAKILNDLNNKLKDSYYKNAEGRNLKIVIEKDLKDNSYIGTSAEYLKCKLHSENTLNKKDLVSAKALRYEGGIMICE
- a CDS encoding SMI1/KNR4 family protein translates to MINKELNNKRKQNILNLLNKCKETDKNFKQFASESHKYKLNPPINKNKVIELENKYEFKLPEDYFWFITEVGNGGACYGYSMDKFEDMYFDYLKYDNRIDLMIEYSKKVNEGNANDIENTDFEYYGILRFGTLGCSSSIGLIVTGENRGKVVYYDDEFYEEPFITCYDNFLDYYENWALETSLDYNMGSFGLRLKFEIDDLIKYYYDILNNKKEDNIINKQSIITTMYKYKSLEEQYLNEIYNLYNLEKDENYKLKLVYLLDNHNYKKIEKHIKDAFQNNDIIDSYVKVLYLKVHADNNLFVGNFKKEIFDWTDEIKLALEYYKKLHNEENKINNYRLLIDMALYLYKNNLIDFNEFDIFINNRNSTILYILSLNILENDDIFNIYINEFVESCSNKNTAQIRNTIAYLENILKNNKKYKKEIINTIKTEYQKLLEYYKINEPEDESIIHFINNTSKRIFNY
- the ftsZ gene encoding cell division protein FtsZ, giving the protein MNPNYRIELADNMKGSEKMALKNDSSSLDTVIKVIGVGNGGCNAVNRMIEEGLKDVDFIAMNTDAQALSRSNAPTRIVLGDRVTQGLGAGTDPEKGAEAAREDIASIEEVVSGANLVFIASSFGGGTGTGASPVVAEAAKKAGALTIGVVTKPFEYEGKLKMSRAESGIDKMLSVVDSLIIIPNENLYDMVDMDDYSYEEALSVVDDILRQGVQGISDIITQTGFINVDFADVKTMISLSNGRAHLGIGVGKGDDRLQKAITNAFENPLLDVSSIKNARGILANIVCPKDFAMREYREASKIINNYANENANIKIGVCPKEDIKDEIIVTIVATGFDANSKNGSENKDLDSNANDIINKSSTTNRDEIINNSSNNSNDAVTNKINSTVIENKIEEKNNDKKEEVKNDKSEINKVEVNEKIIAESKTVSKNAAENISEIDNINTIVKEPEEEKEVELESIQSKLESNEINKFNVENLKADDKAVIKVEDKTVIEEEKQEVKEKILVANNNDIQETKEYRFENNIRNLKKPIITKTNSFIDEENRSSINNDEENNNNSDIIETFNRTIVNNNSEYAHRYEIKNSTINNRAIEKISEEMRFEDEEKHNNPYSDYHKKPFDIVSDDYMDKHNKMGSKMSIFGETSTVDNDLEKPAFLRRQIQARNTMR
- a CDS encoding Abi family protein, with translation MKDYNNPALSINDQIKLLQSRGLIIKDINYAKTVLEKLNYYNFSGYTYIFEDKSNKRTHNFSNNTTFEEIFEVFKYDVQIRQLLFSCISYIEIFMRNIISRNFLDVYNNDPFANYNLMKYNNINNEINKEVERSKEIFINHYKNEYLNYPKISIWIIVEIMSLGTLSKFYSSSEKKITNFDN
- a CDS encoding BspA family leucine-rich repeat surface protein, whose protein sequence is MKYKPTSRKELKDLVTDESIYLGDIDTSLITDMSNLFDFFNRDNYDGIENWDTSNVENMAGMFSANRNFNKDISKWNVSKVKNTAYMFFLAEKFNQPLNDWDVSNVTNMNSMFMNAKSFNQPLNNWNVSKVQSMSDMFNRAESFNQNINDWNVSNVENMNHMFSSAYKFNQPLFKWDTSKVKEMSGMFSLAYAFNQYINNWNVSNVTNMRCMFMFARDFNKPINNWNTKKLKDAGSMFSNTSAFNQNLDDWNIDNLSDMSNFNKDSKLELTFKFKIYLYALTLDKEEKNNLNDFIKNNVKKIYKIIENHKNKKVNLLKRYLINNFYNELKELIPDYIESFNSIEEVYNYIDKNYNKKDNKKVKFIDDIKIENIDKRIIKYIYLSYLELKREAYRIKQIDYIINLIDEKSFINAIKTMHTSTNKETSIIMYGIYGGDEALREIYKKEKDSKLCLLVFSINKNSKYAVNMLYNVFKKSKKYEVKEMAEKIIEDIAKENNLSVYEFGLKAIPNFGFDRNGERIINNNQYKMILKNDYTIEFFDIKENKILKQIPKDFDDSTKEEIKYIKKEIPNIIKNQSRNLIKILLTGKKYDFNFFKEIFIDNTIMNKFAINLVWNLFDENNNFITTFRYSGDGSYTNCDDNTVNINNNYFVSLSSPIEMEEEIIVKWKKQLEDYELSQPIMQFTNIKINNLQEALKKLQNMEISYGMVKAFSQKYDMNTERKSYYEINGYSFKDSYNNQEFYIRTKIINTETNYNDKIKINIEFNNANDRFIYTWLILLIWDFRLTEIY